One Mycolicibacterium sarraceniae genomic window carries:
- a CDS encoding diol dehydratase reactivase ATPase-like domain-containing protein, protein MVAGIDVGNHTTEIVVARVGPGPLTQICHGQAPTRGRKGSPESLAGAAALLHKLEVQAQVRVDEIVLSALRPVDTATAPLPPPTPPHCPVRNLRRPSASTPAGSGSGVGAHVPLADLSGPVTAGRIVVSVDSTVDFEVAALEITQAIDRGWRVAGVIAERDEAVLIANRIPGGVPVVDEVDLAGLQRGAPVAIEVVAEGRSYRALADPIALSAALEIGHQHIHRIAEFTRELADSPAIAVTLRSDEPAPPAADDDYAECGVDGVVHRYSPAEAESLLRVRPPGTVVGVRLAALPSAVHGIAVDDAYFTNLKAIDDGAWLRRGIVETGGTIVALLAADEVADAAITLQQMCGRPARTIASEPRAAARGAHTTPHLPPRSIVCDIGGGTIDVIGPDREVVAAGAGEAITTAVAATLGVPRALAEQVKRSPAIRVEGPHIAHEEDGRRVFLDAPAPPEAIGRLCTRGSAGLVPFSSRLAAEEWRSLRLAVKQQTVAANIARCLKAFDTPPVALVLAGGGALDDELLRTVGESLRTVPVAVGRADVDGVHGPRYAVASGLVHLYADTV, encoded by the coding sequence GTGGTGGCCGGTATCGATGTCGGAAATCACACCACCGAGATCGTTGTTGCGCGGGTGGGTCCCGGGCCGCTGACGCAGATCTGCCACGGACAAGCCCCGACCCGTGGGCGCAAGGGGTCCCCGGAATCGCTGGCAGGCGCGGCGGCGCTGCTGCACAAGCTCGAGGTCCAGGCACAGGTCCGGGTCGACGAGATCGTCCTTTCGGCGCTGCGGCCGGTCGACACGGCGACGGCGCCGCTGCCGCCACCGACACCGCCCCATTGCCCGGTGCGAAACCTGCGTCGCCCCAGCGCGAGCACCCCGGCAGGATCGGGATCGGGCGTCGGGGCCCACGTCCCGCTTGCCGACCTCAGCGGCCCGGTGACCGCCGGACGTATCGTCGTTTCGGTCGATTCGACGGTCGACTTCGAGGTGGCCGCCCTGGAGATAACCCAGGCCATCGACCGTGGTTGGCGGGTGGCCGGGGTGATCGCCGAACGCGATGAGGCGGTGCTGATCGCCAACCGGATTCCCGGCGGCGTGCCGGTCGTCGACGAAGTCGACCTTGCCGGCTTGCAGCGCGGCGCGCCGGTGGCGATCGAAGTGGTGGCCGAGGGGCGCTCGTATCGCGCCTTGGCCGACCCGATCGCGCTGTCGGCGGCCCTCGAGATCGGCCACCAGCACATTCACCGGATTGCCGAGTTCACCCGCGAGCTCGCGGACTCCCCGGCGATCGCGGTGACCCTGCGCTCCGACGAGCCTGCGCCACCGGCGGCCGACGACGACTACGCGGAGTGCGGAGTCGACGGTGTCGTGCACCGCTATTCGCCGGCCGAGGCAGAAAGCCTGCTGCGAGTCCGCCCGCCCGGGACGGTAGTCGGCGTGCGACTGGCCGCCCTGCCGTCGGCCGTCCACGGAATCGCCGTCGACGACGCCTATTTCACCAACCTCAAGGCGATCGACGACGGCGCGTGGCTGCGCCGCGGGATCGTCGAAACCGGCGGCACCATCGTCGCGCTGCTGGCCGCCGACGAAGTCGCCGATGCCGCGATCACCCTGCAGCAGATGTGCGGCCGCCCGGCCCGGACCATCGCCTCGGAGCCGCGGGCGGCCGCGCGCGGTGCCCACACCACTCCGCATCTGCCGCCCAGATCGATCGTGTGCGATATCGGCGGCGGCACCATCGACGTGATCGGCCCCGACCGGGAAGTGGTGGCCGCCGGGGCAGGTGAAGCCATCACCACGGCCGTCGCGGCCACCCTCGGTGTCCCCCGCGCATTGGCTGAACAGGTCAAGCGCTCGCCGGCGATCCGGGTCGAAGGGCCACACATCGCCCATGAGGAGGACGGTCGCCGGGTGTTCCTGGACGCACCGGCGCCGCCCGAGGCGATCGGCCGGTTGTGTACTCGCGGAAGCGCCGGGCTGGTCCCGTTCTCCAGCCGGCTGGCCGCCGAGGAGTGGCGCAGCCTTCGGCTGGCGGTCAAGCAGCAGACCGTCGCAGCCAACATCGCCCGCTGCCTGAAAGCTTTCGACACACCCCCGGTTGCTCTGGTGCTGGCCGGCGGCGGCGCCCTCGACGACGAGCTGCTGCGGACGGTGGGCGAATCGCTGCGCACCGTTCCGGTCGCCGTCGGGCGGGCCGATGTCGACGGAGTACACGGGCCGCGCTACGCCGTTGCGTCCGGCCTGGTGCACCTGTATGCCGACACGGTATGA
- a CDS encoding diol dehydratase small subunit: MTKNPYTVEAAVDGKLSLSDLRMDPATLAHQASVAAAGGNPQLAENFLRAAELATMTDGEVMDLYEALRPHRSTAQELETLGAALESRGARRCAQLVRHAATVYQRRGLLR, encoded by the coding sequence ATGACCAAAAATCCCTACACCGTCGAGGCGGCCGTCGACGGCAAGCTGAGTCTGTCCGATCTGCGGATGGACCCCGCAACGCTGGCGCACCAGGCGTCGGTCGCGGCGGCGGGTGGCAACCCGCAGCTGGCCGAGAACTTCTTGCGCGCAGCCGAATTGGCGACGATGACGGACGGCGAGGTGATGGACCTCTACGAAGCGCTGCGCCCGCACCGGTCGACAGCGCAGGAACTCGAGACACTCGGGGCCGCGTTGGAGTCGCGCGGTGCCCGCCGCTGCGCGCAGTTGGTGCGCCACGCGGCGACCGTCTACCAGCGGCGGGGTCTGCTGCGTTGA
- a CDS encoding propanediol/glycerol family dehydratase large subunit, giving the protein MRVLDGKPVNLDGFSVANPALGLAAMHSPYDPAPSLVVRDGVVIELDGKPAAEFDVIDEFVARHGIDLVAAAEAMALDDAVLARMAVDINVPRSEVVRLIGGTTPAKLARVVAMLTPVEMQMAMAKMRARRTPSNQAHVTNQLDDPLLIAADAASAVAYGFREVETTVPVLGDAPSNAVALLIGSQVGVPGALAQCSIEEALELRLGLRGLTSYAETISIYGTEQVFVDGDDTPFSKAILTSAYASRGLKMRVTSGGGAEVLMGAAEKCSILYLESRCVSLARALGSQGVQNGGIDGVGVVASVPEGMKELLAENLMVMLRDLESCAGNDNLISESDIRRSAHTLPVLLAGADFVFSGFGSIPRYDNAFALSNFNSDDMDDFLVLQRDWGADGGLRTVSAEHLARVRRRAATAVQAVYRDLGLADYDDARVDEVVVANGSRDLPAGHPKMVAEAAAAIEARQLTVFDVVAALHRTGFEAEAEAIMRLTAERLRGDQLQTSAIFDENFQVLSKLTDPNDYAGPGTGYALSEARRAEIDGIRQARTAAELTADQDQHRGHITLTPVENARQGSDPREVCIGLSPALGRSVWLTLCGLTVGEVLRQIEAGLEEEGCVARLVRVRSTIDVGLIGLTAAKLSGSGIGIGLQGKGTALIHRRDLAPLANLELFSVAPLLDADMYRQLGKNAARHAKGMAPVPIFTGGTDESISARYHARAVALVALERAACEPGEPPVTIDAARA; this is encoded by the coding sequence ATGCGCGTCCTGGACGGAAAGCCGGTCAACCTCGACGGCTTCAGCGTGGCCAACCCTGCGCTGGGACTGGCCGCGATGCACAGCCCCTACGATCCCGCGCCATCGCTGGTGGTTCGCGACGGCGTCGTCATCGAACTCGACGGCAAGCCGGCCGCCGAGTTCGACGTCATCGACGAGTTCGTCGCCCGGCACGGCATCGACCTGGTGGCCGCCGCCGAGGCGATGGCCCTCGACGACGCCGTCCTGGCCCGGATGGCGGTCGACATCAACGTGCCCCGATCCGAGGTGGTCCGCCTCATCGGCGGTACCACCCCGGCCAAACTGGCCCGGGTCGTAGCCATGCTGACGCCGGTCGAGATGCAGATGGCGATGGCCAAGATGCGAGCCCGGCGCACCCCGAGCAACCAGGCGCACGTGACCAACCAGCTCGACGACCCGCTGCTGATCGCCGCCGACGCGGCGAGCGCGGTGGCCTACGGCTTCCGTGAAGTCGAGACGACGGTGCCCGTATTGGGCGACGCGCCGTCGAACGCGGTGGCACTGTTGATCGGCAGCCAGGTGGGGGTGCCCGGAGCGCTGGCCCAGTGCTCGATCGAGGAAGCCCTCGAACTCCGGCTGGGTTTGCGCGGCTTAACCAGCTACGCCGAGACGATCTCGATTTACGGCACCGAGCAGGTGTTCGTCGACGGTGACGACACCCCGTTCTCCAAGGCGATCCTCACCTCCGCCTACGCCTCCCGAGGCCTCAAGATGAGGGTCACCAGCGGCGGCGGCGCCGAGGTCCTCATGGGTGCGGCCGAGAAGTGCTCCATCCTGTATCTGGAATCGCGGTGCGTGTCGCTTGCCCGGGCGCTGGGCTCGCAAGGCGTGCAGAACGGCGGAATCGACGGCGTCGGGGTGGTCGCGTCGGTACCGGAAGGTATGAAGGAGCTGCTCGCCGAAAACCTGATGGTGATGCTGCGCGATCTCGAATCATGCGCGGGCAACGACAATCTCATCTCCGAGTCCGACATCCGCCGCAGCGCCCACACCCTGCCGGTCCTGTTGGCCGGGGCGGATTTCGTCTTCTCCGGATTCGGCTCGATTCCCCGCTACGACAACGCATTCGCATTGTCGAACTTCAACTCCGACGACATGGACGACTTCCTGGTGCTGCAGCGGGACTGGGGCGCAGACGGCGGGCTGCGGACCGTGTCGGCCGAGCACCTGGCCCGGGTGCGCCGCCGCGCCGCGACGGCCGTGCAGGCCGTCTACCGCGACCTCGGTCTGGCGGACTACGACGACGCCCGGGTCGACGAAGTGGTGGTGGCCAACGGCTCCCGTGACCTCCCGGCCGGCCACCCCAAGATGGTGGCCGAGGCCGCCGCGGCTATCGAGGCCCGTCAGCTGACGGTCTTCGACGTGGTCGCCGCGCTACACCGCACCGGTTTCGAGGCCGAAGCCGAGGCGATCATGCGGCTGACCGCCGAGCGGCTGCGCGGCGATCAGTTGCAGACCTCGGCCATCTTCGACGAGAACTTTCAGGTGCTCTCGAAGCTCACCGACCCCAACGATTACGCGGGCCCGGGCACCGGGTACGCGCTCTCGGAGGCCCGCCGCGCGGAGATCGACGGGATCAGGCAGGCACGGACGGCAGCGGAGCTGACGGCCGACCAAGACCAGCATCGCGGGCACATCACGCTGACCCCGGTCGAGAACGCGCGGCAGGGCAGCGATCCGCGAGAAGTATGTATCGGCCTGTCCCCGGCGCTGGGCCGCAGTGTCTGGCTCACCCTGTGCGGGCTGACGGTGGGTGAAGTCCTGCGGCAGATCGAGGCCGGGCTGGAAGAGGAGGGCTGCGTGGCGCGGCTGGTCCGGGTCCGCTCGACGATCGATGTCGGCCTGATCGGGTTGACTGCGGCCAAGCTGTCGGGTTCAGGGATTGGAATTGGATTGCAAGGCAAGGGAACTGCCCTGATACACCGTCGCGACCTGGCCCCTCTGGCCAACCTCGAACTATTCAGCGTCGCCCCCCTGCTCGACGCTGACATGTACCGGCAGCTGGGCAAGAACGCCGCGCGCCACGCCAAGGGCATGGCGCCGGTGCCGATCTTCACCGGCGGCACCGACGAGTCGATCTCGGCGCGTTACCACGCCCGCGCAGTGGCGCTGGTCGCGCTCGAACGCGCGGCCTGCGAGCCCGGCGAACCCCCGGTGACGATCGATGCGGCTCGCGCATGA
- a CDS encoding APC family permease: MTDQAITPEKSSGDNVQLLKRNAVGTVGVIFMAVATAAPITAMVGNVPIAVGFGNGSHAPAGYLVATVVLALFAVGYATMAKHITTTGAFYGYIAHGLGKIVGLASGALITMAYVVFEGSLIGIFSFFFKNLLESQFHMSIPWIVPALGMLALNAILTYFDVNLTAKVLGVFLVTEIVMLALGAVAVLIHGGGPQGFAVSETINPAGAFSPAAGIAGASAGLGLFFAFWSWVGFESTAMYGEESREPKKIIPRATMFSVIGVGLFYVFVSWMAIAGTGPQKSIELAQDADTASEIFFGPVRNYYGGWAITMFNVLLVTGSFACGMAFHNCASRYLYALGREGLSKYLQRTIGATHPTHGSPYVASFVQSGITLVIILAFLAAGMDPYSDMYTLLAILGTMAIMIVQSLCAFSVVSYFHIRKNHPVSKHWFRTLVAPMLGGIGMLYVVYLLWEHKDAAAGTASGTLLFTLTPWIVVGLFVFGAGAALYFKLRDPRRYELIGRIVFEDNAIRD, translated from the coding sequence ATGACCGATCAAGCGATAACACCCGAGAAGAGTTCGGGCGACAACGTACAGCTACTCAAACGCAACGCGGTCGGCACCGTGGGTGTGATCTTCATGGCGGTCGCCACGGCCGCGCCGATCACCGCAATGGTCGGCAACGTGCCGATCGCAGTTGGTTTTGGTAATGGTTCACATGCGCCGGCCGGCTACCTAGTCGCCACCGTAGTCCTGGCGTTGTTCGCCGTGGGCTACGCGACCATGGCCAAGCACATCACCACCACTGGCGCCTTCTACGGCTACATCGCTCACGGCCTGGGCAAGATCGTCGGCTTGGCCAGCGGAGCGCTGATCACCATGGCCTACGTGGTGTTCGAGGGATCGCTGATCGGCATCTTCTCGTTCTTCTTCAAGAATCTGCTCGAGTCCCAGTTCCACATGTCGATTCCATGGATCGTTCCCGCACTGGGCATGCTGGCGCTCAACGCGATCCTCACCTACTTCGACGTGAACCTCACCGCCAAGGTGCTCGGCGTGTTCCTGGTGACGGAGATCGTCATGCTGGCACTCGGGGCAGTCGCGGTACTCATCCACGGCGGCGGCCCCCAGGGCTTCGCGGTCTCGGAGACGATCAACCCGGCCGGCGCATTCAGCCCGGCGGCCGGGATCGCCGGCGCCAGCGCCGGACTCGGCTTGTTCTTCGCCTTCTGGTCGTGGGTCGGATTCGAATCCACGGCAATGTATGGAGAGGAGTCCCGCGAGCCCAAGAAGATCATTCCCCGGGCCACCATGTTCAGCGTCATCGGCGTCGGGTTGTTCTACGTCTTCGTCTCCTGGATGGCCATCGCCGGCACCGGACCACAGAAGTCGATCGAACTCGCGCAGGACGCCGACACCGCTTCGGAGATCTTCTTCGGGCCGGTACGCAATTACTACGGCGGCTGGGCCATCACGATGTTCAACGTCCTCCTGGTCACCGGTTCGTTCGCGTGCGGCATGGCGTTCCACAACTGCGCGTCGCGTTATCTCTATGCCCTGGGCCGCGAAGGACTCTCGAAGTACCTGCAGCGGACCATCGGTGCCACGCACCCCACGCACGGCTCGCCCTACGTCGCATCGTTCGTGCAGAGCGGCATCACGCTGGTGATCATCCTGGCGTTCCTCGCCGCCGGGATGGATCCCTACTCGGATATGTACACCCTGCTGGCGATCCTCGGCACAATGGCGATCATGATCGTCCAGTCGCTGTGCGCGTTCTCGGTGGTCAGCTATTTCCACATCCGCAAGAATCACCCGGTCAGCAAGCACTGGTTCCGCACCCTCGTGGCACCCATGCTCGGTGGGATCGGCATGCTCTATGTCGTCTATCTGCTGTGGGAGCACAAAGACGCCGCCGCGGGCACCGCGTCCGGGACGTTGCTGTTCACGCTGACACCGTGGATCGTGGTCGGGCTGTTCGTCTTTGGAGCGGGCGCAGCGCTGTACTTCAAACTGCGCGACCCAAGGCGCTACGAGTTGATCGGCCGTATCGTTTTCGAAGACAACGCGATTCGCGATTAG
- a CDS encoding class-III pyridoxal-phosphate-dependent aminotransferase produces the protein MHDYGTFAFDSKADVLERAKTFWNPDKTQFWTDAGVDLVIDRREGYFLWDMAGRRLIDMHLNGGTYNLGHRNPEVVQALTEGMQYFDVGNHHFPSVARTALAQKLVESAPASITKVAFGSGGGEAIDIALKSARHATQRRKIVSIAKAYHGHTGLAVATGDDRFAKLFLADRPDEFIQVPFGDVGAMEQALSGDDVAAVIMETILATYGFPLPPTGYLEAVKGLTEKYGALYIADEVQTGLMRTGEMWAITKHGIEPDIIVTGKGLSGGMYPITAAMLGDRAAQWLNQDGFGHISTFGGAELGCVAAIKTLEICSRPEVRSMVHYIADLFSAGLARIQSDYPDWFVGIRQNGVVIGLEFNHPEGAKFVMRELYENGVWAIFSTLDPRVLQFKPGLLLGRDLCEDVLDRVDVAVGRARTAAMGGRRS, from the coding sequence ATGCACGACTACGGAACATTCGCGTTCGACTCCAAGGCCGACGTGTTGGAGCGGGCGAAGACGTTTTGGAATCCGGACAAGACTCAGTTTTGGACGGATGCCGGCGTCGACTTGGTCATTGATCGCCGTGAAGGCTACTTCCTGTGGGACATGGCTGGGCGTCGGCTGATCGACATGCACCTCAACGGTGGCACCTACAACCTCGGGCATCGCAATCCTGAAGTGGTGCAGGCACTTACCGAGGGTATGCAATATTTCGATGTCGGTAACCACCACTTCCCGTCGGTGGCCCGAACGGCCTTGGCGCAGAAGCTGGTGGAGTCCGCGCCCGCCTCGATCACCAAGGTCGCGTTCGGTTCCGGTGGCGGTGAGGCGATCGATATCGCGCTCAAGAGCGCCCGGCACGCCACCCAGCGGCGCAAGATCGTCTCGATCGCCAAGGCCTACCACGGTCATACCGGGCTGGCGGTCGCCACCGGAGACGACCGGTTCGCCAAACTCTTCCTCGCCGACCGCCCCGACGAGTTCATCCAGGTACCGTTCGGCGACGTCGGTGCGATGGAACAAGCGCTTTCCGGTGACGACGTTGCTGCCGTCATCATGGAGACCATCCTGGCCACCTACGGATTCCCGCTGCCCCCAACGGGATACCTCGAGGCGGTCAAAGGCCTGACCGAGAAGTACGGCGCGCTCTACATTGCCGACGAAGTGCAGACCGGCCTCATGCGCACCGGTGAGATGTGGGCGATCACCAAACACGGCATCGAACCCGACATCATCGTCACCGGCAAGGGCCTGTCCGGCGGCATGTACCCGATCACCGCCGCCATGCTGGGTGACCGAGCGGCACAGTGGCTGAATCAGGATGGTTTTGGCCATATCTCGACCTTCGGCGGTGCCGAACTCGGTTGTGTGGCCGCCATCAAGACGCTGGAAATCTGCAGCCGCCCCGAAGTGCGGTCCATGGTTCATTACATCGCCGACCTTTTCAGTGCCGGGCTCGCGCGCATTCAGAGCGACTACCCCGACTGGTTCGTCGGCATCCGGCAGAACGGAGTGGTCATCGGGCTGGAGTTCAACCACCCCGAGGGAGCCAAGTTCGTGATGCGCGAACTGTACGAAAACGGGGTGTGGGCGATCTTCTCGACCCTCGATCCCCGTGTGCTGCAGTTCAAGCCGGGCCTGCTGCTGGGGCGTGACCTATGCGAGGACGTGCTGGACCGGGTCGACGTCGCAGTGGGACGGGCCCGCACGGCTGCGATGGGAGGGAGACGATCATGA
- a CDS encoding aldehyde dehydrogenase family protein codes for MTTIASGGHMLERAQWAARAFADFDQAAVSAIVTAVADAGYNEAERFAAAAVAETGMGVVADKLLKNRACSRGIVDYYRGEDFVSPRVDTARKIVEIPRPAGVVLALTPTTNPVATVYFKVILALMTRNAVVVAPHPRAKRCSADAAYVLADAAASAGAPDGIIQVIDEPSIPLVEALMADERTDVIVATGGTGVVRAAYSSGNPALGVGPGNVPVLVDASADIAAAARRIVDSKAFDNSVLCTNESVLIAEESIAAALCSAMTRNGAHILDADSARRLREYMFADQHLNTDVVGRDAAWIAGRAGLRVGPKTRVLVAPFEHVIAEEMFAHEKLSPVLGMTTVPDAHRGIRAARSVVRIGGAGHSAAIHSENPRVITEFAAQVPVLRVSANVGNSTGSSGLETNLAPSMTIGTGFVGRSSIGENLQPQNLVNWARIAYNRDAGVAMPNFAGVNPWRTPVGPVPEYPRASNDRGAAPHPQPARNGQPVGRSAQSDLDLLRAELRALVVEELAQLIKR; via the coding sequence ATGACGACCATCGCCTCGGGCGGTCATATGCTGGAACGTGCCCAGTGGGCCGCCCGCGCGTTCGCCGATTTCGACCAGGCTGCGGTGTCGGCTATCGTCACCGCGGTCGCTGATGCCGGGTACAACGAAGCGGAGCGCTTCGCCGCGGCGGCTGTTGCCGAAACCGGTATGGGGGTGGTGGCCGACAAGCTGCTCAAGAACCGCGCCTGCTCGCGAGGCATCGTCGACTACTACCGCGGTGAGGATTTCGTATCCCCGCGGGTTGACACCGCCCGCAAGATTGTGGAGATTCCGCGTCCGGCCGGTGTGGTGCTCGCCCTGACGCCGACGACGAATCCGGTGGCGACCGTCTACTTCAAGGTCATCCTGGCGCTGATGACGCGCAATGCCGTTGTGGTGGCACCGCATCCGCGCGCCAAGCGCTGCTCGGCCGACGCCGCCTACGTCCTCGCCGACGCTGCGGCGAGCGCCGGGGCCCCCGACGGCATCATCCAGGTGATCGACGAGCCGTCGATACCCCTGGTCGAAGCGCTGATGGCTGACGAGCGCACCGACGTCATCGTGGCCACCGGCGGCACCGGTGTGGTTCGCGCCGCGTACTCGTCGGGCAATCCGGCCCTCGGCGTCGGGCCGGGCAACGTCCCGGTTCTCGTCGACGCCAGTGCCGATATCGCCGCCGCGGCCAGACGCATCGTCGACAGCAAGGCATTCGACAACTCGGTGCTGTGCACCAACGAATCGGTGCTCATCGCCGAGGAGTCGATCGCGGCGGCACTGTGCTCGGCGATGACCCGCAACGGCGCGCACATCCTCGATGCCGACAGTGCGCGACGGTTGCGCGAGTACATGTTTGCCGATCAGCACCTGAACACCGACGTCGTCGGCCGCGACGCGGCCTGGATCGCCGGTCGGGCCGGTCTGCGGGTGGGCCCCAAGACCCGTGTGCTGGTAGCGCCATTCGAGCATGTCATCGCCGAGGAGATGTTCGCGCACGAAAAGCTCTCACCGGTGCTGGGCATGACGACAGTGCCCGACGCCCACCGCGGCATCCGTGCGGCCCGCAGTGTGGTGCGGATCGGCGGCGCCGGGCACTCGGCGGCGATCCATAGCGAGAATCCACGCGTCATCACCGAATTCGCCGCGCAGGTGCCGGTTCTCCGGGTCTCGGCGAACGTCGGGAACAGCACCGGCAGCTCGGGTCTGGAGACCAATCTCGCCCCGTCGATGACGATCGGCACCGGGTTCGTCGGGCGCAGCTCGATCGGGGAGAACCTGCAGCCGCAGAACCTGGTGAACTGGGCGAGGATCGCCTACAACCGTGATGCGGGGGTGGCGATGCCGAACTTCGCCGGGGTGAACCCGTGGCGGACGCCGGTAGGCCCGGTTCCCGAGTATCCGCGTGCCTCGAATGATCGCGGTGCCGCACCGCATCCCCAACCCGCGCGTAACGGCCAGCCAGTGGGCCGTTCCGCGCAGTCCGATCTCGACCTGCTGCGCGCCGAATTGCGTGCGCTGGTGGTCGAAGAGCTCGCCCAACTGATCAAGAGGTGA
- a CDS encoding BMC domain-containing protein, which yields MAELRSFIFIDRLQPQTMSYLGSWIKGALPRADVAAQIIEVAPGIDIEGVTDVALKHADVTAGILFVERQFGYLEFHGETGAVKAAADAALAELGQDAASAVRPTILAARIISSIDRQHAFLINRNKLGSMVLPGESLYVLEVQPASYAILATNEAEKAADVKVVDFRMIGATGRVYLSGTEADVRQGAEAAQDALSRSAT from the coding sequence GTGGCCGAACTGCGCTCCTTCATCTTCATCGACCGGCTCCAGCCGCAGACCATGTCGTATCTCGGCAGCTGGATCAAAGGTGCCCTGCCGCGCGCTGACGTCGCCGCGCAGATCATCGAGGTGGCACCGGGCATCGACATCGAGGGCGTCACCGACGTGGCGCTCAAGCACGCCGATGTGACGGCCGGAATCCTGTTCGTGGAGCGCCAATTCGGTTATCTGGAGTTCCACGGCGAAACCGGGGCGGTGAAGGCGGCCGCCGACGCAGCCCTGGCAGAGCTGGGTCAGGATGCAGCCTCCGCGGTGCGCCCGACGATCCTGGCGGCGCGCATCATCTCCAGCATCGACCGGCAGCATGCGTTCTTGATCAACCGCAACAAACTGGGCTCGATGGTGCTCCCGGGGGAGTCGTTGTACGTGCTGGAGGTGCAACCCGCCTCGTATGCGATTCTCGCCACCAACGAGGCCGAGAAGGCCGCTGACGTCAAGGTTGTCGACTTCCGGATGATCGGCGCCACCGGGCGGGTCTACCTGTCGGGCACCGAGGCCGACGTGCGGCAAGGCGCCGAAGCAGCTCAGGACGCCCTGTCCCGGAGTGCAACGTGA
- a CDS encoding EutN/CcmL family microcompartment protein, with translation MIAATVTGHVWATRRIDGLPPGAFLEVQPDGSGSHLIAFDVLGSGLGERVLVAQGSVAASWFPGTPPPVDALIIGSIDADSTEQQQ, from the coding sequence ATGATCGCAGCGACCGTGACCGGTCACGTCTGGGCGACCCGGCGCATCGACGGGCTGCCGCCCGGCGCCTTCCTCGAAGTACAGCCGGACGGATCGGGATCACACCTGATCGCGTTCGACGTGCTCGGCAGCGGGCTGGGCGAGCGTGTGCTGGTGGCGCAGGGTTCGGTGGCGGCCAGCTGGTTTCCCGGAACTCCACCACCCGTCGATGCGCTGATCATCGGCTCCATCGACGCCGACAGCACCGAACAACAGCAGTAA
- a CDS encoding BMC domain-containing protein translates to MPSNAIGMIETKGYVAALAAADAMVKAANVTITDRQQVGDGLVAVIVTGEVGAVKAATEAGAESASQVGELVSVHVIPRPHSELGAHFSVSAQ, encoded by the coding sequence ATGCCCAGCAACGCCATCGGAATGATCGAGACCAAAGGCTACGTTGCCGCGCTCGCGGCCGCCGACGCGATGGTGAAGGCGGCGAATGTCACCATCACCGATCGTCAGCAGGTCGGCGACGGACTTGTCGCCGTGATCGTGACCGGTGAGGTCGGTGCGGTCAAGGCCGCCACCGAAGCCGGCGCCGAATCCGCCTCCCAGGTAGGCGAACTCGTCAGCGTGCACGTCATCCCGCGCCCGCACAGCGAACTCGGCGCGCACTTCTCGGTGTCCGCTCAGTAG
- a CDS encoding microcompartment protein, whose product MAATDTRSDSRTRTDIRVYLLVEDLQRQFAAYLGTPTRARGYPPYEGEHALIVEVSPALAIERVIDLALREVPGVQPGILYVERQFGVLEIHSSDLLEVQRAGEAILQGTGNSAADQLRPRVLYHDIIADITDQHAVILNRNRQASMILPGQALLVYEMTPALFAAVAANEAERAAPGLTVVDVQMIGAAGRLYFGGSLADVTTARDRITEVLAGIEGREH is encoded by the coding sequence ATGGCCGCGACCGATACGCGCTCCGACTCCAGGACGCGCACCGACATCCGCGTCTATCTGCTGGTGGAAGACCTCCAGCGCCAGTTCGCCGCCTATCTGGGGACACCGACCCGCGCCCGGGGTTATCCGCCCTACGAGGGTGAGCACGCACTCATCGTCGAGGTGTCGCCCGCACTGGCGATCGAGCGGGTGATCGATTTGGCGTTGCGTGAAGTTCCCGGTGTCCAGCCGGGAATCCTATACGTGGAGCGGCAGTTCGGCGTGCTCGAGATCCACTCGAGTGACCTGTTGGAGGTTCAGCGGGCGGGCGAGGCGATCCTGCAGGGGACGGGCAATTCGGCGGCCGACCAATTGCGTCCCCGGGTGCTGTACCACGACATCATCGCCGACATCACTGACCAGCATGCGGTCATCCTGAATCGCAACCGGCAGGCCTCGATGATCCTGCCCGGTCAGGCGCTGCTGGTCTACGAGATGACGCCCGCTCTGTTCGCCGCGGTGGCCGCCAATGAGGCCGAGCGGGCCGCACCGGGATTGACCGTGGTCGATGTCCAGATGATCGGCGCGGCCGGCCGGCTGTACTTCGGTGGTTCACTCGCTGACGTGACCACCGCCCGGGACCGCATCACCGAGGTGCTGGCCGGGATCGAAGGACGCGAGCACTGA